The following proteins come from a genomic window of Rhodohalobacter sp. 614A:
- a CDS encoding DUF4097 family beta strand repeat-containing protein, whose product MKTYKLLFTLLLTFVLGVVSSLAQERVVIPLSNPGEPGQLELGIVRGSISVVATDGEEVVINYSSGESRNDSPQEKNGLRRISDSSVGFEVTENDNEIEIGGASPHADVNFSISVPRNFSLYLSTVNGGDVNVEGVRGEMEISNVNGDVTLSNVGGSASVNTVNGDIAASFNSIGDNPMAFTTVQGDIDITLPANAKVTAKMRSEWGEVYTDFEMNIDRSNRESIEADSDVYKVSVNNWINGRINGGGPEYMFKTLRGDIYIRKQ is encoded by the coding sequence ATGAAAACGTATAAACTTTTATTCACCCTTTTATTGACCTTTGTTCTTGGTGTGGTTTCATCCTTAGCTCAGGAACGGGTTGTGATTCCTTTAAGCAATCCCGGAGAGCCCGGCCAGCTTGAACTTGGAATTGTGCGCGGTTCCATCAGCGTAGTGGCTACCGATGGAGAAGAAGTGGTTATCAACTATTCATCCGGCGAGAGCCGTAATGATAGTCCACAAGAGAAAAACGGGCTTCGCCGAATTTCTGATAGCTCCGTGGGATTTGAAGTCACCGAAAACGATAATGAAATAGAAATTGGCGGAGCGTCTCCTCATGCAGATGTCAATTTCTCCATTTCTGTTCCGCGAAATTTCTCGCTCTATCTTTCTACCGTAAATGGCGGTGATGTGAATGTAGAAGGCGTTCGCGGCGAGATGGAAATCAGCAATGTAAATGGGGATGTAACTCTATCCAACGTAGGCGGCTCGGCATCTGTCAACACTGTAAATGGGGATATTGCCGCTTCATTTAACAGTATCGGGGATAACCCTATGGCGTTTACCACTGTCCAGGGCGATATTGATATTACACTTCCGGCCAATGCCAAAGTAACGGCAAAGATGCGATCGGAGTGGGGAGAAGTGTATACGGATTTTGAAATGAATATCGACCGCTCGAACAGGGAGAGTATTGAAGCGGATTCGGATGTATACAAAGTTTCCGTCAACAACTGGATAAATGGCCGGATAAACGGTGGCGGACCGGAATATATGTTCAAAACCCTTCGGGGCGATATTTATATCAGGAAGCAATAA
- a CDS encoding DUF5916 domain-containing protein, whose protein sequence is MLSAKAVSFTLFALILILPFSAAFSQEVSTMDTTDENISSIPIKSIRSLRVPASEAIHLDGKLVEDTWQQTPIATDFVQRVPNDGMPATERTEARVIYTEEAIYVGARAYDSAMDSVAATLFRKDGTAYSDWFYVIIDSYNDNRTGFSFAVNPKGVRKDILLYDDNNEDIRWDAVWEAATSIDEDGWTVEMRIPLSQLRFSPTQNGEETEWGINFQRRVARNEEISFWSPTPQTESGFVSRFGQLEGIRELESPRRLEVNPYVSSNLTRTPGESSNPFYNQNDLGGSIGADIKYGLTSDLTLTATINPDFGQVEADPAVINLSAYETYFDEQRPFFLEGNEIFQFGRTRTYNTFGNPLTFYSRRIGRAPQGSLDSYNSYQNESLYNPDDVDDLYTNLPDQTTIAAAAKVSGKTRSGWSVGLLNAFTTRESSPYQIEANGPDGDFTVEPTTNYLVARTKKDINGGNSVFGGFFSAANRDVSNTYFEDFLHSSAYLAGVDFEHNWNDRDWVASGTFSASQVNGSAEAIEETQKSSARYFNRVDSDKLNLDPEKNSLNGFATEVSLQKRGGEHWRSSLTYSEVSPGYEVNDLGFENRADYRALAGGLIYVESAPSFMRYYEFWTFEMFAWNYDGNITGNYYNTGTFMRFKNLWTFNFNFNYTGKTYNDRLTRGGPIASRPKDWNFNFNIRSDQTKKVSYGIGGFYRNEFNSYEIDRRFWGFIEFRPTTYIQLEISPEFGWEIESDQYVTDVEDELATHTFGTRYVFSDLDLTYLSTSIRLDWTFTPDMSLQFYARPYINSGNFYNFKEFSTPREYEFDVYGEERGTITYSNEDEEYTVDPDGDGTAESFTFSERDYNFRSIQGNTVFRWEYRPGSTLFLVWQHDRSSDGSEDNFRFSRDFRNLFDSEPTNIFLVKLSYWFGS, encoded by the coding sequence ATGCTATCAGCCAAAGCTGTATCATTCACACTTTTTGCTCTCATTTTGATACTCCCGTTCAGTGCCGCTTTCTCCCAGGAAGTTTCCACGATGGATACTACCGATGAAAACATCAGCTCCATTCCAATCAAATCCATCCGAAGCCTGCGTGTACCTGCTTCTGAGGCTATACATCTGGATGGCAAGCTGGTTGAAGACACCTGGCAACAAACGCCTATAGCTACAGATTTTGTGCAGCGAGTCCCTAATGATGGTATGCCGGCAACGGAAAGAACAGAAGCCCGGGTGATTTATACGGAAGAAGCCATTTATGTGGGAGCCCGCGCTTACGATTCCGCCATGGATTCTGTGGCCGCCACACTTTTCCGAAAAGATGGTACAGCTTACAGCGATTGGTTTTATGTGATCATCGACAGTTATAACGACAACCGAACCGGTTTTTCGTTTGCCGTAAACCCTAAAGGTGTAAGAAAAGACATATTGCTTTATGATGATAACAACGAAGACATCCGCTGGGATGCCGTTTGGGAAGCAGCCACTTCCATTGATGAAGACGGCTGGACGGTTGAGATGAGGATACCGCTTTCTCAACTCCGTTTTAGCCCCACACAAAATGGCGAAGAAACGGAATGGGGAATCAATTTTCAGAGGCGCGTTGCCCGAAACGAAGAAATCTCATTTTGGTCACCCACACCCCAAACCGAATCCGGTTTTGTTTCGCGGTTCGGTCAATTGGAAGGAATTCGTGAACTTGAATCGCCGCGCCGGTTAGAGGTCAACCCCTATGTTTCATCGAACCTGACCCGAACACCGGGCGAAAGCTCAAACCCGTTTTACAATCAAAATGATCTTGGAGGATCGATTGGTGCAGATATCAAGTATGGGCTAACATCCGACCTGACTCTGACGGCTACAATAAACCCGGACTTTGGCCAGGTAGAGGCCGATCCGGCGGTTATTAATCTTAGCGCTTATGAAACATACTTCGATGAACAGCGACCTTTCTTCCTGGAAGGAAATGAGATTTTCCAATTTGGCCGCACCCGAACATACAACACATTCGGGAATCCTCTCACATTCTACTCCCGCCGGATTGGACGGGCGCCACAGGGAAGTCTGGACAGCTACAACAGCTACCAAAATGAATCGCTTTACAACCCTGATGATGTTGATGATCTTTATACAAATCTGCCCGATCAAACCACCATTGCCGCTGCTGCAAAAGTAAGCGGAAAAACCAGATCCGGATGGTCGGTCGGTTTGCTGAACGCCTTTACCACACGTGAATCATCCCCTTATCAAATAGAAGCCAATGGACCGGATGGAGATTTTACGGTAGAACCGACCACGAATTACCTGGTTGCCAGAACAAAAAAAGATATCAATGGCGGTAACAGTGTATTCGGAGGATTTTTCAGCGCTGCCAATCGTGATGTCAGCAATACCTATTTTGAAGATTTTCTTCACTCCTCCGCTTACCTTGCCGGGGTTGATTTTGAGCACAACTGGAACGATCGGGACTGGGTTGCCAGCGGTACTTTTTCCGCCAGCCAGGTGAACGGTTCGGCCGAAGCGATCGAGGAAACCCAAAAATCATCCGCAAGGTATTTTAACAGGGTGGATTCGGATAAGCTGAATCTCGATCCCGAAAAAAACAGCCTCAACGGTTTTGCCACAGAAGTTAGTTTGCAAAAACGCGGTGGAGAACACTGGCGGTCATCACTCACCTATTCGGAGGTAAGCCCCGGTTATGAAGTAAACGACCTTGGTTTTGAAAACCGCGCAGACTACAGGGCCCTGGCCGGTGGGCTGATCTACGTAGAGAGTGCTCCCTCGTTTATGCGATACTACGAATTCTGGACATTTGAAATGTTTGCATGGAATTATGATGGAAACATCACTGGAAATTATTACAATACCGGTACTTTTATGAGGTTCAAGAACCTGTGGACATTCAACTTTAATTTCAATTACACGGGGAAAACTTACAATGACCGCCTCACCCGTGGCGGACCTATTGCCAGCCGGCCGAAAGACTGGAACTTCAACTTCAACATTCGTTCCGATCAAACAAAAAAAGTCTCGTATGGCATTGGCGGATTTTACAGGAATGAATTTAACAGTTACGAAATCGACCGGCGGTTTTGGGGTTTCATTGAGTTTCGGCCAACCACTTATATCCAGCTGGAAATTTCTCCGGAATTCGGGTGGGAAATTGAAAGTGATCAATACGTAACCGATGTGGAAGACGAACTTGCCACCCATACATTTGGGACACGCTACGTTTTTTCAGACCTGGATTTGACCTACCTTTCTACCAGCATCCGTCTGGATTGGACATTTACACCGGATATGAGTCTTCAGTTTTACGCACGGCCGTATATCAACTCCGGGAATTTCTATAACTTCAAAGAGTTCTCCACCCCAAGAGAATATGAGTTTGATGTGTACGGAGAGGAGAGGGGAACCATCACCTATTCGAACGAAGATGAAGAATATACCGTCGATCCGGATGGTGACGGAACGGCCGAATCATTTACCTTTTCAGAACGCGATTATAATTTCAGGTCCATCCAGGGAAATACGGTTTTTCGATGGGAATACCGGCCCGGATCCACACTCTTTCTCGTTTGGCAGCACGACCGATCCAGCGACGGCAGTGAAGATAACTTCCGGTTTAGCCGCGATTTCCGAAACCTGTTTGATTCCGAGCCTACCAATATTTTCCTTGTGAAGCTGAGTTATTGGTTTGGGAGTTGA
- a CDS encoding class I SAM-dependent methyltransferase, whose product MKTLRLLPRIGTTYCLLPMLLGLILTACVTAQENSEDIEWLIDALELTEGSVVADVGAGDGDQTLAIAEHIGPNGQIYSTELGEESLQELRENIEWAGVGNVTIVEGLPDQANLPAECCQAIYMRRVYHHIGNPSSFNVSLLESLKPGGRLAIIDFEPSNEEAEPGGRASGGQHGVTTETVINEITSAGFTLVSSENASGRNFYLLFQKPE is encoded by the coding sequence ATGAAAACTCTCAGATTATTACCCCGAATCGGTACAACATATTGTCTGCTTCCCATGCTTTTGGGATTGATACTGACAGCCTGTGTTACAGCCCAGGAAAACTCAGAAGATATTGAGTGGTTAATAGATGCGCTGGAGCTTACGGAAGGTTCGGTAGTAGCTGATGTTGGCGCGGGAGACGGCGATCAAACCCTGGCCATAGCAGAGCATATTGGCCCGAACGGACAGATCTACAGCACAGAACTTGGTGAAGAATCCTTGCAGGAGCTCAGAGAAAACATTGAGTGGGCGGGCGTTGGCAATGTTACCATCGTTGAAGGCTTACCCGATCAGGCCAATCTTCCTGCAGAGTGTTGCCAGGCTATTTACATGCGGCGGGTGTATCATCATATTGGCAATCCGTCTTCATTTAATGTCAGTCTTCTGGAATCGTTAAAACCCGGCGGACGCCTCGCCATCATTGATTTTGAACCGAGCAATGAGGAAGCAGAACCGGGTGGCAGAGCCTCGGGAGGACAACACGGTGTGACAACGGAGACAGTTATTAATGAAATAACGAGTGCAGGGTTTACTCTCGTTAGCAGTGAAAATGCATCCGGCAGAAATTTTTACCTTCTTTTTCAGAAGCCGGAGTAA
- a CDS encoding metal-dependent hydrolase family protein, with product MHIPVKKLVCSFIFLLAWTGLIKAQEAPLHIFAGKLLDVENGVLLENVLITVDNGLILEIQGDANKASFENIIDLSDYTVLPGLMDVHTHLCDNTYMGADFDHWTYPAATFGIVGTVNAKKTLEAGFTTVRNVSEAFYADVALRDAINSGWIDGPRMYVSGPMITMTGGHGNWGNWIGPQHNVETEADMVADGPDEVRKAVRTHIKHGVNLIKITATGGFGTPESIPGAASYSVEEIQAAVDEAGKRGFKVAAHAHGKEGMLNAVEAGVHSIEHAFFLDEEVITRIKEKDIFLVMDLLSAHYDLIEVDQDYSDKELNSDNENEFKSYTMRFNKAYHAGVRMAFGTDASVYPHGRNAEQFKMMVDAGMSSVDGIRSSTIWAAELIGIEKNAGSIEPGKWADLIAVRGNPLEDISLLENVQFVMKGGKIYKSEK from the coding sequence ATGCACATCCCCGTAAAAAAACTCGTCTGTAGTTTTATATTTCTTCTTGCTTGGACCGGCTTGATAAAAGCACAGGAAGCTCCGCTTCACATTTTCGCAGGGAAGCTCCTTGATGTGGAGAATGGAGTTCTCCTTGAGAATGTGCTAATTACGGTTGATAATGGCCTAATTCTGGAAATTCAGGGAGATGCAAATAAAGCCAGTTTTGAGAATATAATCGATCTGTCGGATTATACGGTTCTGCCAGGGTTGATGGATGTTCATACCCATCTTTGTGACAATACGTACATGGGAGCGGATTTTGATCATTGGACGTATCCGGCCGCTACCTTCGGTATTGTTGGAACCGTAAATGCAAAGAAAACCCTTGAAGCTGGATTTACAACAGTTCGAAATGTATCGGAGGCATTTTACGCAGATGTTGCACTCAGAGACGCCATCAATTCAGGATGGATAGATGGTCCGAGAATGTATGTGAGCGGACCCATGATAACAATGACCGGTGGCCATGGAAACTGGGGCAATTGGATCGGTCCACAGCACAATGTAGAAACTGAAGCCGACATGGTTGCCGACGGCCCCGACGAGGTACGAAAAGCGGTCCGAACCCATATTAAACATGGAGTGAATCTCATCAAAATAACAGCTACCGGTGGATTTGGTACTCCCGAAAGCATTCCCGGAGCGGCATCTTACAGTGTAGAAGAGATTCAGGCAGCCGTTGACGAAGCAGGAAAGCGGGGATTCAAAGTAGCAGCTCATGCACATGGAAAAGAAGGAATGCTGAATGCTGTTGAAGCGGGAGTTCATTCCATTGAACATGCATTTTTTTTAGATGAAGAAGTGATTACGCGTATCAAAGAAAAAGATATTTTCCTTGTGATGGATCTTCTGTCTGCTCATTATGATCTTATCGAAGTAGATCAGGATTATTCAGATAAGGAACTGAACAGCGACAACGAAAATGAGTTTAAAAGCTATACAATGAGGTTTAATAAAGCCTATCATGCCGGTGTAAGAATGGCATTTGGAACGGATGCGAGCGTGTATCCACATGGACGAAATGCAGAACAATTTAAGATGATGGTTGATGCCGGGATGAGCTCGGTTGATGGTATCCGGTCATCCACGATTTGGGCAGCAGAACTAATCGGAATTGAGAAGAATGCAGGAAGTATTGAACCGGGTAAATGGGCCGATTTGATAGCGGTTCGGGGAAACCCGTTGGAGGATATCAGCCTGTTGGAAAATGTTCAGTTTGTCATGAAAGGCGGAAAAATCTATAAGAGTGAAAAATAA
- a CDS encoding HAD family hydrolase, with translation MPKTPKSIAVLFDMDGVIVHTNPYHKKAFKIFLEKHNVSLSDEELKEHVYGRTNAEIFPYIFKDEYTEEKGEEWANEKESLFRELYKDDAKPVPGLIDFLEELKKAEIKSAVGTSAPVENLDFVMEALDLRKYFDAFLHSADVSEGKPNPEIYLKAADRLGIEPKSCVVFEDSIAGVKAGLNAGMKVVAVATTHSPEEFDGADMVIKDFEDMSVEKLYWLF, from the coding sequence ATGCCAAAAACCCCAAAATCCATCGCCGTATTATTCGATATGGACGGCGTAATCGTTCACACCAATCCCTATCACAAAAAAGCCTTTAAGATTTTCCTTGAGAAACACAATGTTTCGCTCTCTGACGAAGAGCTGAAAGAACACGTCTATGGCCGGACAAATGCGGAGATTTTTCCCTATATCTTCAAAGATGAGTATACGGAGGAAAAAGGTGAAGAGTGGGCGAATGAAAAAGAGTCGCTATTTCGGGAGTTGTATAAAGATGATGCAAAACCGGTCCCCGGCTTAATCGATTTTCTCGAAGAACTGAAGAAGGCGGAAATTAAATCCGCAGTCGGGACTTCGGCTCCGGTCGAGAATCTCGACTTTGTAATGGAAGCGCTGGATCTTCGAAAATATTTCGATGCCTTCCTGCACTCGGCCGATGTATCTGAAGGAAAACCGAATCCGGAGATTTACCTGAAAGCAGCTGATCGCCTGGGGATAGAACCAAAATCATGTGTTGTTTTTGAAGATTCCATTGCCGGCGTAAAAGCAGGCCTCAACGCCGGAATGAAAGTGGTGGCTGTGGCAACGACACATTCACCGGAAGAATTTGACGGCGCTGATATGGTGATTAAGGATTTTGAGGATATGTCAGTCGAAAAGTTATACTGGCTGTTTTAA
- a CDS encoding DEAD/DEAH box helicase, with amino-acid sequence MSFKSLNITDPILRSLNEEGYSTPTEIQSRAIPIALKGNDLLASAQTGTGKTAAFAIPVLQNLGANPQKRGQKKIRSLVVTPTRELAIQIDESFRNYGRYTGLIGTTVYGGVSQKRQVKKLKKGVDILTATPGRLLDLMNQGHISLSDVEVFVLDEADRMLDMGFIHDIKKIRKALPKKHQTLFFSATMPRAIVKLSNSILHNPSKVEVEPESPTVDAIKQGVYFVEKKNKKALLIDILQDAGIESALVFTRTKRNANNVVKLLNKQNINAEAIHGNKSQSARQRALGNFKDQKTRVLVATDIAARGIDVDELKYVINYEVPNEPETYVHRIGRTGRAGSDGTALSFVDSVERAYIRDIQKLIGKQIPVMDEHEFATANHNTAVSQSNHQSSNSSRRNKKKRPSGRKRKFRSRR; translated from the coding sequence ATGTCATTTAAATCATTGAATATCACAGATCCCATCCTTAGATCTCTAAACGAAGAAGGATATTCTACCCCCACAGAAATTCAATCAAGAGCGATACCCATTGCCCTTAAAGGCAATGATCTTTTAGCAAGTGCACAGACAGGAACCGGCAAGACGGCCGCGTTTGCAATCCCTGTATTACAGAACCTGGGAGCCAATCCACAGAAAAGAGGCCAGAAGAAAATCAGGAGTTTGGTGGTAACCCCAACGCGGGAACTAGCCATTCAGATCGACGAAAGTTTTAGAAATTACGGTCGCTACACAGGACTGATTGGAACGACTGTCTACGGCGGAGTAAGCCAAAAACGACAGGTAAAGAAACTGAAAAAAGGCGTGGATATTCTCACAGCCACTCCCGGACGACTGCTGGACCTGATGAACCAGGGACACATTTCGCTCTCAGATGTTGAAGTTTTTGTATTAGACGAAGCCGACCGAATGCTCGATATGGGCTTTATTCACGACATTAAAAAAATCAGAAAAGCTCTGCCGAAAAAGCATCAAACGCTTTTCTTTTCAGCCACGATGCCAAGAGCAATTGTAAAACTCTCGAACTCAATTTTGCATAATCCATCAAAAGTAGAAGTGGAGCCGGAATCCCCTACAGTTGATGCCATCAAACAGGGCGTTTACTTTGTAGAAAAGAAGAACAAAAAAGCTCTCTTGATTGATATTTTGCAGGATGCAGGAATTGAATCCGCCCTGGTGTTTACGCGAACCAAGCGGAATGCCAACAACGTTGTGAAGTTGTTGAATAAGCAGAATATCAATGCAGAAGCGATTCATGGGAATAAATCTCAGTCCGCACGGCAACGGGCGCTGGGCAATTTTAAAGACCAGAAAACACGCGTACTCGTGGCGACTGATATTGCAGCCCGTGGAATTGACGTGGATGAATTGAAATATGTGATCAACTACGAAGTTCCGAATGAGCCGGAAACGTACGTTCACCGAATTGGACGAACCGGACGAGCGGGATCCGACGGAACGGCATTGTCATTTGTAGATTCCGTTGAACGAGCGTACATTCGCGATATTCAAAAACTGATCGGGAAACAGATTCCGGTGATGGATGAGCATGAGTTTGCTACTGCGAATCATAATACGGCCGTATCACAAAGCAATCACCAATCTTCAAATTCAAGCCGGCGTAACAAGAAAAAACGACCTTCAGGCCGAAAGAGAAAATTCAGAAGCAGAAGGTAA
- a CDS encoding AbrB/MazE/SpoVT family DNA-binding domain-containing protein, producing METKIRKIGNSLGVTLPKQLIEELHLKNGDTLTIEKQEGNIKLKPIDPEFEQWAEAYRQANVDYKEVLKELAK from the coding sequence ATGGAAACAAAAATCAGAAAAATTGGAAACAGTTTGGGAGTCACTCTTCCTAAGCAGTTGATTGAAGAACTTCATTTAAAAAACGGAGATACATTAACGATTGAAAAACAGGAAGGTAATATTAAACTGAAACCGATTGATCCGGAGTTTGAGCAATGGGCAGAAGCGTACCGTCAGGCAAATGTAGATTATAAAGAAGTATTGAAAGAGCTGGCCAAATGA
- a CDS encoding type II toxin-antitoxin system death-on-curing family toxin — MIKFLNKETLLTFHEDQVRMYGGKQGIRDEGLLESALAQPEASFGGEYVHKTIYEMAAAYGFHICQNHPFFDGNKRTALIAMYTFLFVNGYRLQADKKSLYAIVIDLASGNVEKKELAAYLEEHCLEK; from the coding sequence ATGATAAAATTCCTGAATAAGGAGACTCTGCTGACTTTTCATGAAGATCAGGTCAGAATGTATGGCGGCAAACAAGGCATTCGGGATGAAGGGCTTTTAGAGTCAGCTTTAGCGCAACCTGAGGCGAGCTTTGGAGGGGAGTATGTTCACAAAACCATTTACGAAATGGCCGCCGCTTATGGATTTCACATCTGTCAGAATCATCCATTTTTTGACGGTAACAAACGAACGGCATTGATTGCGATGTACACGTTTCTGTTTGTAAACGGATATCGATTGCAAGCCGATAAAAAAAGTTTATATGCTATTGTGATTGATCTAGCCAGTGGGAACGTAGAAAAGAAGGAGTTGGCTGCTTACCTGGAGGAGCATTGCCTTGAGAAGTAA
- a CDS encoding DUF6265 family protein, with product MQKILFTVLVFLTFFGITHLCMAQQESGSPEKVLTWSEGMDCPEAGLELVQWLTGNWEGSLEGNNQQHVVFSQSGTQMPGFARGWTNTGDVMFYEINVFTEVEGCLEYHVKHLSSNLSAWEGQDGYVRHRLVDYSDKSFYFDGITFVKNGSDKHIVYFRIPEGEQAGRIIVVNQERKPL from the coding sequence ATGCAAAAAATACTCTTTACCGTTTTGGTGTTTTTGACATTTTTCGGAATTACACACCTTTGTATGGCTCAGCAGGAATCCGGTTCGCCGGAAAAAGTGCTGACGTGGAGCGAGGGAATGGATTGTCCCGAAGCAGGACTCGAACTTGTTCAATGGCTGACAGGAAACTGGGAAGGATCTCTTGAGGGGAACAATCAACAACACGTTGTCTTTTCCCAATCAGGCACCCAAATGCCCGGGTTTGCCCGGGGCTGGACAAATACGGGAGACGTAATGTTTTATGAGATAAACGTTTTTACAGAAGTTGAGGGTTGTCTCGAATATCACGTGAAGCATTTGTCTTCAAACCTTTCAGCCTGGGAGGGACAGGATGGATATGTTCGCCATCGGTTGGTGGACTATTCAGACAAGTCGTTTTACTTCGACGGCATCACGTTTGTGAAGAATGGTTCAGACAAACACATCGTATATTTTCGAATTCCGGAGGGTGAGCAGGCGGGCAGAATTATCGTCGTGAACCAGGAACGCAAACCGTTGTAA
- a CDS encoding IS1595 family transposase translates to MNLIEVTEKFPDELTATKFFEKARWKETKKCAYCGSDSVSSRKSDYRFTCFNCNKSFSVTVNTMLHRTRIPLRTWLIAFSLVTDAKKGISAKQLERNLDVSYKTAWRMGMKMRKLMREPAGKLDDVVEMDETYVGGKPRRGGLSTLTKAEKAYYDRTVERLDKRFDISEGKEKKKWIPAHLVKRGRGTRKVPVVGIVERDGNVVAKVMEKLTHDNLKAMVQKNVEEEDAVLITDKYSGYNRLSRIIDHIKVDHEKMYSYRGINTNTIESFWAIIKRGIIGQYHKVSLRYLPEYITEFVFKYNNRNDDDMFKTLVLNSMQTQRARA, encoded by the coding sequence ATGAATCTAATAGAAGTAACCGAAAAATTTCCTGATGAACTGACGGCTACCAAGTTCTTTGAGAAAGCCCGATGGAAAGAAACGAAAAAGTGTGCGTACTGTGGATCGGACAGTGTGAGCAGTCGAAAAAGTGATTATCGCTTTACCTGCTTCAATTGCAATAAGTCATTCAGTGTAACGGTAAACACCATGCTTCACAGAACCCGAATTCCGTTGCGTACGTGGCTGATTGCGTTCTCTCTTGTAACCGATGCAAAGAAAGGAATCTCTGCCAAACAGTTGGAACGCAACTTAGATGTGAGCTATAAAACCGCTTGGCGTATGGGAATGAAAATGCGAAAGCTGATGCGTGAACCTGCTGGCAAGCTGGATGATGTTGTCGAAATGGATGAAACCTATGTAGGCGGTAAACCAAGACGGGGCGGTCTTTCCACTCTTACCAAAGCAGAGAAAGCCTACTACGATAGAACTGTCGAGCGATTGGATAAACGCTTTGACATATCCGAAGGGAAAGAAAAAAAGAAATGGATTCCCGCTCACTTAGTAAAACGTGGAAGGGGAACCCGAAAAGTGCCAGTAGTGGGAATTGTGGAACGAGATGGAAACGTAGTCGCCAAAGTGATGGAGAAGTTAACCCATGACAATTTGAAAGCGATGGTTCAAAAGAACGTGGAAGAAGAAGACGCGGTACTGATCACAGATAAATATTCAGGCTACAACCGCCTAAGCAGAATCATAGATCACATCAAAGTCGATCATGAAAAAATGTACTCCTATCGTGGAATCAACACCAACACGATAGAAAGTTTTTGGGCAATCATTAAACGTGGAATCATTGGTCAATACCACAAAGTTTCGCTTAGATATTTGCCCGAATACATCACAGAATTTGTCTTTAAATACAACAACCGAAACGATGATGACATGTTTAAAACCCTTGTTCTCAACTCAATGCAAACCCAACGCGCGCGTGCATAA
- a CDS encoding aldo/keto reductase produces the protein MKLRQLGNSDIKVTPIAFGAWAIGGWMWGGADEDDAIKAVQTAVDLGITTIDTAAMYGYGKSETLIGKALKDRPRDSYQILTKYGLNWESDDGEFYFESQDEEGNPVDVYKWAAKERVKKECEDSLRRLQTDYIDLYQIHWADPTTPISETMEAVQELIDEGKVRAAGVCNYNTDQVEEALKTIDLASNQVPYSMIKRGNEKDVIPQAIENGMHILPYSPLQRGLLTGKITPGYEFTGYDTRKGGKYFTDENIRRVNNLLDKIRPIAEQHNATLAQLVINWTTSQPGMGCVLVGARNPQQVKDNAGSMDFTLTEEELKMITKAADEFELAET, from the coding sequence ATGAAACTCAGACAACTTGGTAACTCAGATATTAAAGTAACTCCCATTGCATTTGGGGCATGGGCCATCGGCGGATGGATGTGGGGCGGCGCGGATGAAGACGATGCCATCAAAGCCGTGCAAACTGCCGTTGATCTCGGCATCACTACTATCGATACGGCCGCTATGTACGGCTATGGAAAAAGTGAAACGTTGATCGGCAAAGCGCTAAAAGACCGGCCGCGGGACAGCTACCAAATTCTTACCAAGTATGGGTTGAACTGGGAAAGTGACGATGGTGAATTTTATTTCGAGAGCCAGGATGAAGAGGGAAATCCGGTAGATGTTTACAAATGGGCGGCTAAAGAGCGCGTAAAAAAAGAGTGTGAAGATAGTCTTCGCCGGCTGCAGACTGATTATATAGATTTATATCAGATTCACTGGGCCGATCCAACAACACCGATCTCCGAAACCATGGAAGCCGTACAGGAACTGATTGACGAAGGCAAAGTGCGGGCCGCCGGCGTTTGTAACTACAATACCGATCAGGTAGAGGAAGCACTAAAAACCATTGACCTGGCATCGAACCAGGTTCCTTACAGCATGATTAAACGGGGAAATGAGAAAGACGTTATTCCGCAAGCGATTGAGAATGGGATGCACATCCTGCCCTACAGTCCGCTGCAACGAGGTCTGCTGACCGGAAAAATTACGCCCGGCTACGAATTCACCGGATACGACACCCGAAAAGGAGGCAAGTACTTCACGGATGAAAACATTCGGCGCGTGAACAATCTCCTCGACAAAATCCGCCCCATTGCCGAGCAACACAACGCCACGCTGGCTCAACTCGTGATTAATTGGACTACAAGCCAACCCGGAATGGGCTGCGTACTGGTCGGTGCCAGAAATCCCCAGCAAGTAAAAGACAATGCCGGTTCAATGGACTTCACACTAACTGAAGAGGAGCTGAAGATGATTACGAAAGCTGCGGATGAGTTTGAGTTGGCGGAGACGTAA